A genomic region of Palaemon carinicauda isolate YSFRI2023 chromosome 22, ASM3689809v2, whole genome shotgun sequence contains the following coding sequences:
- the LOC137616737 gene encoding angiopoietin-1 receptor-like — protein sequence MTEIFVYKQKVRGDVLLVHNNYQNEQLNILCLSEDPNNTLSTNSITRWNYGDIDNPQEPSPSKVITKSHSSENRHAFRCLGRTPASDVFGPVIFHNAEYKTTQYTFRASKGDALQVRFSQPDALPNDVVVRRFPNGHSSEVSLNYANVQPEVTALYNAGDGISGAYFNIIIRDCEKGKYGGECQHACPKCKNGGECHSYTGECICPPGFTGNLCQIACPKGYIGNDCKLQCSQKEFIFPLPVEDSCEGLTFCLPDPLGCTCAAGYKGVLCDQSCDLGEYGAGCIGSCFEKCQTNDCDPVTGKLHVALFGDSPDPPNITNKRLFADEIFL from the exons atgacagaaatatttgtttataaacaaa AGGTGAGAGGCGACGTTCTTCTGGTCCACAACAACTACCAAAATGAACAACTGAACATCTTGTGTCTTTCAGAAGACCCAAACAATACATTGTCCACCAATAGCATCACGAGATGGAACTACGGGGATATTGATAACCCACAAG AGCCAAGTCCCTCGAAAGTCATCACTAAATCTCATAGTTCTGAAAACCGACACGCCTTCCGCTGCCTGGGAAGAACCCCGGCTTCTGATGTATTTGGCCCCGTTATATTCCACAACG CTGAATACAAGACGACCCAGTATACATTTAGAGCAAGTAAAGGTGATGCTCTCCAAGTGCGATTTTCCCAGCCAGATGCATTGCCTAATGATGTAGTGGTCAGACGCTTTCCTAACGGGCATTCTTCGGAAGTGAGCTTGAACTATGCCAATGTGCAGCCAGAAGTCACTGCTCTTTATAATGCAGGCGATGGTATATCAGGGGCCTATTTTAACATTATCATAAGAG ATTGTGAAAAAGGAAAGTACGGGGGTGAGTGCCAACACGCTTGCCCGAAATGCAAGAATGGTGGTGAGTGCCACAGTTACACAGGAGAGTGCATCTGCCCACCTGGATTCACTGGGAACTTGTGCCAAATAG CTTGCCCTAAAGGCTATATTGGCAACGATTGTAAACTGCAGTGTAGCCAGAAAGAGTTCATCTTTCCTCTACCTGTGGAGGATTCCTGTGAAGGACTCACATTCTGTCTTCCAGATCCTCTAGGATGTACTTGCGCCGCAGGATACAAAGGCGTGTTGTGTGACCAGT CATGTGACCTTGGTGAGTACGGCGCTGGGTGTATAGGTAGCTGCTTTGAGAAGTGCCAAACCAATGACTGTGACCCAGTCACGGGGAAAT TACATGTGGCACTATTTGGCGACTCTCCAGACCCCCCAAATATAACTAACAAACGATTGTTTGCTGAcgaaatatttctgtga